In Gadus chalcogrammus isolate NIFS_2021 chromosome 1, NIFS_Gcha_1.0, whole genome shotgun sequence, one DNA window encodes the following:
- the LOC130385800 gene encoding deoxycytidylate deaminase-like, with amino-acid sequence MARLDFLAHNDYCMAVAALAAKRSKDPETQVGACIVNQENDIVGIGYNRMPKGCDDDKLSWKREGRDKWDTKYPYVCCAVLEAIMNKNGADLKGCTIYTTLFPGTESDKLIIGAGITKVVYLSDQYRDMELMAASKNFLKMAGIEFR; translated from the exons ATGGCAAG GTTGGACTTCTTGGCCCATAATGATTATTGCATGGCCGTGGCAGCCCTGGCAGCTAAGAGAAGCAAGGACCCTGAAACTCAG GTTGGTGCCTGTATAGTGAACCAGGAGAATGACATTGTTGGCATCGGTTACAATCGAATGCCCAAAGGCTGTGATGATGACAAATTATCATGGAAAAGAGAAGGCAGGGACAAATGGGACACTAAGTACCCTTATG TGTGCTGTGCAGTGCTTGAAGCCATAATGAATAAGAATGGCGCTGATCTGAAAGGCTGCACCATTTACACGACACTTTTTCCAGGCACTGAGTCTGACAAGCTTATCATCGGAGCAG GTATTACGAAAGTGGTGTATCTCTCTGACCAGTACCGCGACATGGAATTGATGGCAGCCTCTAAGAATTTTCTGAAAATGGCAGGCATAGAGttcaggtga